A region from the Lysobacter antibioticus genome encodes:
- a CDS encoding PilT/PilU family type 4a pilus ATPase, protein MNNPANPNPAGPASPATGAIDFTSFLKLMAHQRASDLFITSGMPPSMKVHGKISPITQNPLTPQQSRDLVLNVMSPQQREEFEKTHECNFAIGVTGVGRFRVSCFYQRNQVGMVLRRIETKIPTVEELNLPPIIKTLAMTKRGIIIFVGATGTGKSTSLAAMIGYRNQNSTGHIITIEDPIEFVHRHEGCIITQREVGIDTDSWENALKNTLRQAPDVIMIGEVRTREGMDHANAFAETGHLVLCTLHANNANQAMDRIINFFPEDRRDQLLMDLSLNLKGVVAQQLIPTPDGKGRRVAMEILLGTPLAQDYIRDGEIHKLKELMKESVQLGMKTFDQALFELYQAGEIGYEDALRYADSQNEVRLRIKLAQGGDARTLSQGMDGVEVAEVR, encoded by the coding sequence ATGAACAACCCAGCCAATCCGAATCCGGCCGGCCCGGCCAGCCCCGCCACCGGCGCCATCGACTTCACCTCCTTCCTCAAGCTGATGGCGCACCAGCGCGCCTCGGACTTGTTCATCACCTCGGGCATGCCGCCGTCGATGAAGGTCCACGGCAAGATCAGCCCGATCACCCAGAACCCGCTGACGCCGCAGCAGAGCCGCGATCTCGTGCTCAACGTGATGAGCCCGCAGCAGCGTGAAGAGTTCGAAAAGACCCACGAGTGCAACTTCGCCATCGGCGTGACCGGCGTCGGCCGCTTCCGCGTGAGCTGCTTCTACCAGCGCAACCAGGTCGGCATGGTCCTGCGCCGCATCGAGACCAAGATCCCGACCGTCGAAGAACTGAACCTGCCGCCGATCATCAAGACGCTGGCGATGACCAAGCGCGGCATCATCATCTTCGTCGGCGCCACCGGTACCGGTAAGTCGACCTCGCTCGCGGCGATGATCGGCTACCGCAACCAGAACTCGACCGGACACATCATCACCATCGAAGACCCGATCGAATTCGTCCACCGCCACGAAGGCTGCATCATCACCCAGCGCGAAGTCGGCATCGACACCGACAGTTGGGAGAACGCGCTCAAGAACACCCTGCGCCAGGCGCCGGACGTGATCATGATCGGCGAGGTGCGCACCCGCGAAGGCATGGACCACGCCAACGCCTTCGCCGAAACCGGTCACTTGGTGCTGTGCACGCTGCACGCCAACAACGCCAACCAGGCGATGGACCGCATCATCAACTTCTTCCCCGAGGACCGCCGCGACCAGTTGCTGATGGACTTGTCGCTTAACCTCAAGGGCGTGGTCGCCCAGCAGCTGATCCCGACCCCGGACGGCAAGGGCCGCCGCGTCGCCATGGAAATCCTGCTCGGCACCCCGCTGGCCCAGGACTACATCCGCGACGGCGAGATCCACAAGCTGAAGGAACTGATGAAGGAATCCGTGCAGCTCGGCATGAAGACCTTCGACCAGGCCCTGTTCGAGCTCTACCAGGCCGGCGAGATCGGTTACGAAGACGCCCTGCGTTACGCCGACTCGCAGAACGAAGTGCGCCTGCGCATCAAGCTCGCCCAGGGCGGCGACGCGCGCACCTTGTCGCAAGGCATGGACGGCGTCGAAGTGGCCGAAGTGCGCTAA
- a CDS encoding type IV pilus twitching motility protein PilT yields MDIAELLAFSVKNKASDLHLSAGLPPMIRVDGDVRRINIPALDHKQVHALVYDIMSDKQRRDFEEFLEVDFSFEIPGLARFRVNAFNQNRGAGAVFRTIPSEVLSLEDLGCPPIFRQLIEQPQGLILVTGPTGSGKSTTLAAMIDHINKNEYAHILSVEDPIEFVHTSQKCLINQREVHRDTHGFNEALRSALREDPDYILVGELRDLETIRLALTAAETGHLVFGTLHTSSAAKTVDRIIDVFPAGEKPMVRSMLSESLRAVISQALLKKVGGGRTAAWEIMVGIPAIRNLIREDKVAQMYSAIQTGQSHGMMTLDQHLQDLVKRGMILRPQAREYAKDKRLFD; encoded by the coding sequence ATGGATATCGCCGAACTTCTGGCGTTTTCGGTTAAGAACAAAGCATCCGATCTTCATCTGTCGGCAGGTCTGCCGCCGATGATCCGGGTCGACGGCGACGTACGCCGCATCAACATTCCGGCCCTGGACCACAAACAGGTCCATGCGCTCGTCTACGACATCATGTCGGACAAGCAGCGCCGCGACTTCGAAGAATTCCTCGAGGTCGACTTCTCGTTCGAGATTCCTGGCCTGGCGCGTTTCCGCGTCAACGCCTTCAACCAGAACCGCGGCGCCGGTGCGGTGTTCCGTACCATTCCGTCGGAAGTGCTGTCGCTGGAAGACCTCGGCTGCCCGCCGATCTTCCGCCAGCTGATCGAACAGCCGCAGGGCCTGATCCTGGTGACCGGCCCGACCGGTTCGGGCAAGTCGACCACGCTCGCGGCGATGATCGACCACATCAACAAGAACGAGTACGCGCACATCCTGTCGGTCGAAGACCCGATCGAGTTCGTGCACACCTCGCAGAAGTGCCTGATCAACCAGCGCGAAGTCCACCGCGACACCCACGGCTTCAACGAGGCCTTGCGTTCGGCGCTGCGCGAAGACCCCGACTATATTCTGGTCGGCGAGTTGCGCGACCTGGAAACCATACGCCTGGCGCTGACCGCGGCCGAGACCGGCCACTTGGTGTTCGGCACCCTGCATACCTCGTCGGCGGCCAAGACCGTCGACCGCATCATCGACGTGTTCCCCGCCGGCGAAAAGCCGATGGTGCGTTCGATGCTGTCGGAGTCCTTGCGCGCGGTGATCTCGCAGGCCTTGCTCAAGAAGGTCGGCGGCGGTCGTACCGCGGCATGGGAGATCATGGTCGGCATCCCCGCCATCCGTAACCTGATCCGCGAAGACAAGGTCGCGCAGATGTACTCGGCGATCCAGACCGGCCAGAGCCACGGCATGATGACGCTCGACCAGCACCTGCAAGACCTCGTCAAGCGCGGCATGATCCTGCGGCCGCAGGCGCGCGAGTACGCGAAGGACAAGCGTTTGTTCGACTGA
- a CDS encoding YggS family pyridoxal phosphate-dependent enzyme — protein MHEHVLHDILHQLTHTAHDAGRPVPRLLAVSKTRDETAVANLALKGQTAFGENYVQEALAKQNAMAGTAAAGLALEWHLIGHLQSNKAAEAATRFDWVQTVDRLKLVTALARHRRADQAALNVLIQVNIDDEASKHGCRPDEVEALATAIAAEPRLRLRGLMVIPAPHDEPELLRPAFRRSKQLFDSLTQTHRSVDTLSMGMSDDYAVAIAEGSTMVRIGTALFGARTKPQA, from the coding sequence GTGCACGAGCACGTCCTGCACGACATCTTGCATCAGTTGACGCATACGGCGCATGACGCCGGAAGGCCGGTACCTCGATTGCTTGCGGTCAGTAAGACCCGGGATGAGACGGCGGTCGCGAATCTGGCGCTGAAAGGGCAAACCGCGTTCGGGGAGAACTACGTTCAGGAGGCCCTGGCCAAGCAAAACGCGATGGCCGGGACCGCCGCGGCCGGGCTGGCGCTGGAGTGGCACCTGATCGGCCACCTGCAGTCGAACAAGGCCGCCGAGGCCGCCACGCGCTTCGATTGGGTCCAGACCGTCGACCGGCTGAAGCTGGTGACGGCATTGGCCCGCCACCGGCGCGCCGACCAGGCCGCGCTCAACGTATTGATTCAAGTGAATATCGACGACGAAGCCAGCAAGCACGGCTGCCGTCCTGACGAGGTCGAGGCGCTCGCGACCGCGATCGCGGCCGAGCCGCGACTGCGCCTGCGCGGGCTGATGGTGATCCCCGCGCCGCACGACGAACCTGAGTTACTACGCCCGGCGTTCCGGCGCAGCAAGCAGTTGTTCGACTCGCTCACTCAAACTCACCGCAGCGTCGACACCTTGTCGATGGGTATGAGCGACGACTACGCGGTGGCGATCGCCGAGGGCTCGACCATGGTCCGGATCGGCACCGCCCTGTTCGGGGCGCGGACCAAGCCGCAGGCCTGA
- the proC gene encoding pyrroline-5-carboxylate reductase — MSESASLPSGPIAFIGGGNMARSLIGGLVARGVAARDIRVAEPVEALRAALQRDFGVQCFDDAKAAAEGASVWLLAVKPQVMREVCASLAAQAAAQRPLAISIAAGITAGQLDRWLGGGAAVVRAMPNTPALLGAGITGLYANAAAASRFGQAASLLDAVGPTVRIDEEAQMDAVTAVSGSGPAYVFLLAEAMQQAGQVQGLSAEAARALVRQTLLGAATMLTHSEEPAEMLRARVTSPGGTTQAAIETFEAGGFRALVDRAIAAATERGRQLSAANE; from the coding sequence ATGTCCGAATCCGCTTCTCTCCCCTCCGGGCCGATCGCCTTCATCGGCGGCGGCAACATGGCGCGCAGCCTGATCGGCGGCCTGGTCGCCCGCGGCGTCGCCGCGCGCGACATCCGCGTCGCCGAGCCCGTCGAGGCCCTGCGCGCTGCCTTGCAACGCGATTTCGGCGTGCAGTGCTTCGACGACGCCAAGGCCGCGGCCGAGGGCGCGTCGGTGTGGCTGCTCGCGGTCAAGCCGCAGGTCATGCGCGAGGTCTGCGCGAGCCTGGCGGCGCAAGCCGCCGCGCAACGCCCGCTGGCGATCTCGATCGCCGCCGGCATCACCGCCGGCCAGCTCGACCGTTGGTTGGGCGGTGGCGCCGCGGTCGTGCGGGCGATGCCTAACACCCCCGCCCTGCTCGGCGCCGGCATCACCGGGCTGTACGCCAACGCGGCCGCGGCCTCGCGCTTCGGCCAGGCGGCGAGTCTGCTCGATGCGGTCGGGCCGACCGTGCGCATCGACGAGGAAGCGCAGATGGACGCGGTGACCGCGGTCTCCGGCAGCGGCCCGGCCTATGTCTTCCTGCTCGCCGAGGCGATGCAGCAGGCCGGCCAGGTCCAGGGGCTGAGCGCCGAGGCGGCGCGCGCCCTGGTCCGGCAGACCCTGCTCGGTGCGGCGACCATGCTGACCCATAGCGAGGAGCCGGCCGAAATGCTGCGCGCACGCGTGACCTCGCCGGGCGGCACCACCCAGGCCGCGATCGAGACCTTCGAGGCCGGCGGTTTCCGCGCCCTGGTCGACCGCGCAATCGCTGCGGCGACCGAGCGCGGCCGCCAGTTGTCGGCGGCGAACGAATGA
- a CDS encoding DUF4426 domain-containing protein has translation MSRLAGIAAAVAMLALLAGCGGEGPAPAQNPNAARSEEVVRVGDISVRASAIQAKQLSPAIAQRYGASHDERTVLVVVSLRKGDDATSVSVPAKVTVTSVDLLGRKQALSMREMRDGELLDYVGVVSISPPDTLRFDVKAVGEQGQRYTLQFNRDFF, from the coding sequence ATGAGCCGGCTCGCAGGCATAGCCGCGGCCGTCGCCATGCTGGCGCTGCTCGCCGGCTGCGGCGGCGAAGGCCCGGCGCCGGCGCAGAATCCGAATGCCGCGCGCAGCGAGGAAGTGGTGCGCGTCGGCGACATCAGCGTGCGCGCCAGCGCCATCCAGGCCAAGCAGTTGTCGCCGGCGATCGCCCAGCGTTACGGCGCCAGCCACGACGAACGCACGGTGCTGGTAGTGGTGTCGCTGCGCAAGGGCGACGACGCGACCTCGGTATCGGTGCCGGCGAAAGTCACGGTGACCAGCGTCGATCTGCTCGGCCGCAAGCAGGCCCTGAGCATGCGCGAGATGCGCGACGGCGAACTGCTCGACTACGTCGGTGTGGTCTCGATCTCGCCGCCGGACACCTTGCGCTTCGACGTCAAGGCGGTCGGCGAGCAGGGGCAGCGTTATACCTTGCAGTTCAATCGGGATTTTTTCTGA
- a CDS encoding lipase secretion chaperone: protein MTSSAVTGVRDIDPPLAVAVSAGASAASIGARADSLRDTEVDGGVRVDARGRPQPDRELRRLFDYFLSRTGEQSPEAIRVALIAHLQPHLAADALATVLAWFDAYVALERDSVAAGHEARDMEAAVARVRSLRRERLGAELAQAWYGEEERAYDDALARRRLLADRSLDEATRARRVAELDARLDPQWQAERAQGLELDSAVRQSRAFEARRVDAATRYAEREALYGREAAQRLAQLDARKAQWQDRLRRYAAQRQRVLADTALSDSQRRQRMASLLQGFDANERRRVDVLTRNGLLPGP, encoded by the coding sequence ATGACCAGCTCGGCCGTGACCGGCGTGCGCGACATCGATCCACCGCTCGCGGTTGCGGTTTCCGCGGGCGCGTCGGCCGCCAGTATCGGGGCGCGGGCCGATTCGCTGCGCGACACCGAAGTCGACGGCGGCGTGCGCGTCGACGCGCGGGGGCGCCCGCAGCCGGATCGCGAACTGCGGCGTTTGTTCGATTACTTCCTCAGCCGCACCGGCGAGCAATCGCCGGAAGCGATCCGCGTCGCGCTGATCGCGCATCTGCAGCCGCATCTGGCTGCGGATGCGTTGGCGACGGTGCTGGCCTGGTTCGATGCCTATGTCGCCCTGGAGCGCGATTCGGTCGCGGCCGGACACGAGGCGCGCGACATGGAGGCCGCGGTGGCGCGGGTGCGTTCGCTGCGCCGCGAACGCCTCGGCGCCGAACTCGCGCAGGCCTGGTACGGCGAGGAAGAGCGCGCCTACGACGACGCGCTCGCACGGCGCAGGTTGTTGGCCGACCGCAGTCTCGATGAGGCCACGCGCGCAAGACGTGTGGCCGAACTGGACGCGCGCTTGGACCCGCAATGGCAGGCCGAGCGGGCGCAAGGTCTGGAACTCGACAGCGCCGTGCGGCAAAGCCGCGCTTTCGAAGCGCGTCGGGTCGACGCCGCCACGCGCTACGCCGAACGCGAAGCCTTATATGGACGCGAGGCCGCGCAACGCCTGGCGCAGTTGGATGCGCGCAAGGCGCAGTGGCAGGACCGCTTGCGTCGCTACGCTGCCCAACGCCAACGCGTGCTGGCCGATACCGCGCTCAGCGACAGCCAGCGCCGGCAGCGCATGGCTTCGCTATTGCAGGGGTTCGACGCCAACGAACGCCGCCGCGTCGATGTGTTGACGCGCAATGGGTTGTTGCCGGGGCCGTAG
- a CDS encoding lipase family alpha/beta hydrolase has protein sequence MSRLHYRRLLRAPLLLACLLLAGGFPASADDYTRTRHPVVLVHGLFGFDAIGGVYDYWFGIPEALRAGGARVHVAQVAATQSNEVRGEALIDQLEHLQALHGYGRFNLIGHSQGGPTARYVAAVRPDLVASMTSVGSPHAGSKVADFVGTTLPEGSPLRPLAASFVNAFAGLIGLLSGSDDTQDSLAALAALESAGSARFNARYPQGAPTTACGSGAASVNGIRYYSLGGTSRGTHLLDASDVAMVAGGLLFGGEANDGLVGRCSSHWGQVIRDDYGWNHLDEVNQIAGLRGLFSSSPTSVYRSQVNRLKNAGL, from the coding sequence ATGTCGCGACTTCATTACCGGCGCCTGTTGCGCGCACCGCTGCTGCTGGCCTGTCTGTTGTTGGCCGGGGGGTTCCCGGCATCGGCCGACGACTACACCCGGACCCGCCACCCGGTGGTGCTGGTGCACGGCCTGTTCGGCTTCGATGCGATCGGCGGCGTCTACGACTACTGGTTCGGCATTCCCGAGGCCCTGCGTGCCGGTGGCGCCCGCGTGCACGTCGCGCAAGTGGCCGCGACCCAATCCAACGAAGTCCGCGGCGAAGCCCTGATCGACCAACTCGAACATCTGCAGGCCCTGCACGGCTACGGCAGGTTCAATCTGATCGGCCACAGCCAAGGCGGCCCGACCGCGCGCTATGTCGCCGCGGTGCGCCCGGACCTGGTCGCGTCGATGACCTCGGTCGGCTCGCCGCATGCCGGCAGCAAGGTCGCCGATTTCGTCGGCACGACCCTGCCCGAAGGCTCGCCGCTGCGGCCCCTGGCCGCATCGTTCGTCAACGCTTTCGCCGGTCTGATCGGCCTGTTGTCGGGCAGCGACGACACCCAGGATTCGCTGGCCGCCCTGGCCGCGCTGGAAAGCGCCGGTTCGGCGCGGTTCAACGCGCGCTATCCGCAGGGCGCGCCGACCACCGCCTGCGGTTCCGGCGCCGCAAGCGTCAACGGCATTCGCTATTACTCGCTCGGCGGCACCTCGCGCGGCACCCATCTGCTCGACGCCTCCGACGTGGCGATGGTCGCCGGCGGCCTGTTGTTCGGCGGCGAAGCCAACGACGGCCTGGTCGGGCGCTGTTCCTCGCATTGGGGCCAGGTGATCCGCGACGACTACGGCTGGAACCATCTCGACGAGGTCAACCAGATAGCCGGCCTGCGCGGCCTCTTCAGTTCCAGCCCGACCAGCGTCTATCGCAGTCAGGTCAACCGCCTCAAGAACGCCGGTCTGTAA
- a CDS encoding cobalamin-binding protein → MGPQRIVCLTEEPTETLYLLGEQHRIVGISGFTVRPAIARKEKPKVSAFTSAKIGEILKLQPDFVVGFSDIQAEIASELIKHGIEVWISNHRSVAGILDYIRRLGALVGAGDRADALAGEYERRIADVQARAAAMPRRPRVYFEEWDTPPITGIRWVSELVGIAGGDDVFPERAAMSLARDRILADPLEVVRRAPDLILGSWCGKKFRPEQVAAREGWDAIPAVRDGELHEIKSPIILQPGPAALTAGLDALSAIVQAWSAKQR, encoded by the coding sequence ATGGGCCCGCAACGCATCGTCTGCCTTACCGAAGAGCCCACCGAAACGCTGTACCTGCTCGGCGAACAACACCGCATCGTCGGCATCAGCGGGTTCACCGTGCGTCCGGCGATCGCGCGCAAGGAAAAGCCCAAGGTCAGCGCCTTCACCAGCGCCAAGATCGGCGAGATCCTCAAGCTGCAGCCCGACTTCGTGGTCGGCTTTTCCGATATCCAGGCCGAGATCGCCAGCGAGCTGATCAAGCACGGCATCGAAGTCTGGATCAGCAACCACCGCAGCGTCGCCGGCATCCTCGACTACATCCGCCGCCTCGGCGCCCTGGTCGGCGCCGGCGACCGCGCCGATGCCCTGGCCGGCGAATACGAGCGGCGCATCGCCGACGTGCAGGCGCGCGCCGCGGCGATGCCGCGCCGGCCGCGGGTGTATTTCGAGGAGTGGGACACGCCGCCGATCACCGGCATCCGCTGGGTCTCGGAACTGGTCGGCATCGCCGGCGGCGACGACGTCTTTCCCGAACGCGCGGCGATGTCACTGGCGCGCGACCGGATCCTGGCCGACCCGCTCGAAGTGGTGCGGCGCGCGCCGGACCTGATCCTCGGCAGCTGGTGCGGCAAGAAATTCCGCCCCGAACAGGTGGCGGCGCGCGAGGGCTGGGACGCCATCCCGGCGGTGCGCGACGGCGAACTGCACGAGATCAAGTCGCCGATCATCCTGCAGCCCGGCCCGGCCGCGCTGACTGCGGGGCTGGATGCCCTGAGCGCGATCGTCCAGGCCTGGTCGGCCAAACAGCGCTGA
- a CDS encoding GNAT family N-acetyltransferase yields MAEPIHIVYAREATIEVAEFRQVLERSGLGTIRPVADEPRLQAMLSAANLIVTARLDRADATLVGVARCVTDFSWCCYLSELAVSASAQGLGIGKGLLDEVRRQVGPSVSVILASVPDAVGFYERAGMARMPDTFWYKREH; encoded by the coding sequence ATGGCCGAGCCCATCCACATCGTCTATGCGCGCGAAGCGACGATCGAAGTCGCCGAGTTCCGGCAAGTGCTCGAACGCTCCGGTCTCGGCACCATCCGTCCGGTCGCCGACGAGCCGCGGCTGCAGGCCATGTTGTCGGCCGCGAACCTGATCGTGACCGCGCGCCTGGACCGGGCCGATGCGACCCTGGTCGGCGTGGCTCGCTGCGTCACCGATTTTTCCTGGTGCTGTTATCTGTCCGAACTGGCAGTGTCGGCCTCGGCGCAAGGGCTCGGCATCGGCAAGGGTCTGCTCGACGAAGTGCGGCGCCAGGTCGGGCCGAGCGTCAGCGTGATCCTGGCCTCGGTGCCGGACGCAGTCGGTTTCTACGAACGCGCCGGCATGGCGCGGATGCCGGACACCTTCTGGTACAAGCGCGAGCACTGA
- the aac(6') gene encoding aminoglycoside 6'-N-acetyltransferase: protein MRPRRRLEQADAVSVTPAWRVRAATAADVGAWSRLRQVLWPQADPAQHAGDIEQMLARPESAVVFLVVDADGDVYGFAEASLRNDYVNGTESSPVGFLEGWYVQAQWRGRGAGRALIVAVEQWTLQRGASELASDALLDNHASHRAHAACGFDETERVVYFRKRLREPG, encoded by the coding sequence ATGCGACCGCGCCGGCGACTGGAGCAAGCGGATGCTGTATCCGTGACACCCGCCTGGCGCGTGCGCGCCGCGACCGCCGCCGATGTCGGCGCATGGTCGCGGCTGCGCCAGGTGTTGTGGCCGCAGGCGGACCCGGCCCAGCATGCCGGCGACATCGAACAGATGCTCGCCCGGCCCGAAAGCGCCGTCGTATTCCTCGTAGTCGATGCCGACGGCGACGTGTACGGCTTCGCCGAAGCCAGTTTGCGCAACGACTACGTCAACGGCACCGAGAGCTCGCCGGTGGGTTTTTTGGAAGGCTGGTACGTGCAGGCGCAGTGGCGCGGCCGCGGTGCCGGTCGCGCCCTGATCGTCGCGGTCGAGCAGTGGACCTTGCAGCGCGGTGCCAGCGAACTGGCTTCGGATGCCTTGCTCGACAACCACGCCAGCCATCGCGCCCACGCGGCCTGCGGTTTCGACGAGACCGAGCGCGTGGTGTATTTCCGCAAGCGTCTGCGCGAGCCCGGCTGA
- the pdxH gene encoding pyridoxamine 5'-phosphate oxidase — MTTTHDLLNEALATFDTLFEEARTAGEPDPTAMTVATASLDARPSARTVLLKAHDARGFVFYTHLDGRKGRELQANPHAALLFHWPRVRHGVQVRIEGAVEVVGDAEADAYFATRARGSQLGAWASKQSETLADRETFEQRLAQAEQQFEGRDVPRPPRWTGLRVRADKIEFWYGADFRLHERWSYECDRAGDWSKRMLYP, encoded by the coding sequence ATGACCACGACCCACGACCTGCTCAACGAAGCCCTCGCCACCTTCGATACGCTGTTCGAAGAAGCCCGCACCGCCGGCGAGCCCGACCCGACCGCGATGACCGTCGCCACCGCCTCGCTCGATGCGCGGCCGTCGGCGCGCACCGTGCTGCTGAAGGCGCACGACGCGCGCGGTTTCGTCTTCTACACCCACCTCGACGGGCGCAAGGGCCGCGAACTGCAGGCCAACCCGCATGCCGCGCTGTTGTTCCATTGGCCGCGCGTGCGGCACGGCGTACAGGTGCGCATCGAAGGCGCGGTGGAAGTGGTCGGCGATGCCGAGGCCGATGCTTATTTCGCCACGCGCGCGCGCGGCAGCCAGCTCGGCGCCTGGGCTTCGAAGCAGTCCGAGACCCTGGCCGATCGCGAGACCTTCGAGCAGCGGCTGGCCCAGGCCGAGCAGCAGTTCGAGGGCCGCGACGTGCCGCGCCCGCCGCGTTGGACCGGCCTGCGCGTGCGCGCCGACAAGATCGAATTCTGGTATGGCGCCGACTTCCGCCTGCACGAGCGCTGGTCCTACGAATGCGACCGCGCCGGCGACTGGAGCAAGCGGATGCTGTATCCGTGA
- a CDS encoding kinase has protein sequence MSPRPHPSALSGKDPGQALGRSAGRDRADAAGSPSTDSEATGFEPACVARVLDDALTANARIYAICGLQGSGKSTLAAQVAALARSRGLRVAVLSIDDFYLGRRERLRLGREVHPLLAARGPPGTHEVGLACEVLDRLRAGACVRWPRFDKLRDTRVVPSRWAQAEAVDLTLFEGWFLKTPMQSAAELVAPINALERNEDGDGRWRAYCNAALGCDYPTLWSRLDRLLFLQPPGFEVVAEWRWQQECAMQARRPRRQAMTRAQVERFVSLFERVSRQALARLPQIAEASLCLDASRRVLSPANWP, from the coding sequence ATGTCGCCGCGCCCGCATCCGTCCGCCCTATCCGGCAAAGATCCCGGCCAAGCACTGGGCCGAAGCGCCGGCCGGGACCGCGCCGATGCAGCCGGCTCCCCATCGACAGACTCTGAAGCAACGGGCTTCGAACCGGCCTGCGTCGCCCGCGTGCTCGACGACGCGCTCACCGCGAACGCCCGCATCTATGCCATCTGCGGCCTGCAGGGCAGCGGCAAATCGACGCTGGCGGCGCAGGTGGCGGCGCTCGCTCGGTCGCGCGGGTTGCGCGTGGCGGTGTTGTCGATCGACGACTTCTATCTCGGCCGGCGCGAACGCCTGCGCCTGGGGCGCGAGGTCCATCCACTGCTGGCCGCGCGCGGGCCACCTGGCACCCACGAAGTCGGGCTGGCCTGCGAGGTGCTCGACCGCTTGCGCGCCGGCGCCTGCGTACGCTGGCCGCGCTTCGACAAGCTGCGCGATACACGGGTCGTGCCGTCGCGTTGGGCACAGGCCGAAGCCGTCGACCTGACCCTGTTCGAGGGTTGGTTCCTGAAGACGCCGATGCAATCCGCGGCCGAACTGGTCGCGCCGATCAACGCGCTCGAACGTAATGAGGACGGCGACGGCCGCTGGCGCGCCTACTGCAACGCCGCCCTGGGCTGCGACTATCCGACGCTGTGGTCGCGCCTGGACCGTTTGCTGTTCCTGCAGCCGCCGGGTTTCGAGGTGGTGGCCGAGTGGCGTTGGCAACAGGAGTGCGCGATGCAGGCGCGGCGCCCTCGTCGCCAGGCGATGACGCGGGCACAGGTGGAGCGCTTCGTGAGCCTGTTCGAACGGGTCAGCCGGCAGGCGCTGGCGCGGCTGCCGCAGATCGCCGAGGCGAGCCTGTGCCTGGATGCCTCGCGACGGGTTCTCTCACCCGCGAACTGGCCATGA
- a CDS encoding dodecin family protein encodes MAVAKVIELNTSSTIGIEDAVKTGLAKCAESVKNIQGAWVNDVKVVTDDAGNITEWRVNLKVTFVVK; translated from the coding sequence ATGGCGGTCGCCAAAGTCATCGAACTCAATACCTCGTCCACCATCGGCATCGAGGACGCGGTCAAGACCGGACTGGCCAAATGTGCCGAGTCGGTCAAGAACATCCAGGGCGCCTGGGTCAACGACGTCAAGGTGGTCACCGACGATGCCGGCAACATCACCGAATGGCGGGTCAACCTGAAGGTGACGTTCGTCGTGAAGTAA
- a CDS encoding shikimate kinase: MNPASNLILVGPMGAGKTCIGKRLAEHFGLRLADADREIEQRAGSSVAAIFEHEGEAGFRARESAVLAELLAGDGLLLATGGGAVLAADNRRLLRERGFVVQLLVTVEQQLERLAQDRSRPLLAGSDREQVLRTLAAQRAPLYAEVADLRFDTGALSSAEAATRLAEQLDPLWRRPQASSAPHPYSGVNA, translated from the coding sequence ATGAACCCCGCCAGCAACCTGATCCTGGTCGGCCCCATGGGCGCCGGCAAGACCTGCATCGGCAAACGCCTCGCCGAGCATTTCGGCCTGCGCCTGGCCGATGCCGACCGCGAGATCGAGCAACGCGCCGGCAGCAGCGTGGCGGCGATCTTCGAACACGAAGGCGAAGCCGGTTTCCGCGCCCGCGAAAGCGCGGTGCTCGCCGAGTTGCTCGCCGGCGACGGCTTGCTGCTCGCCACCGGCGGCGGCGCGGTGCTTGCCGCCGACAATCGGCGCTTGCTGCGCGAGCGCGGTTTCGTGGTGCAACTGCTGGTCACGGTCGAGCAACAGCTCGAACGCCTGGCCCAGGACCGCAGTCGTCCCCTGCTCGCCGGCAGCGACCGCGAGCAGGTGCTGCGCACGCTGGCCGCGCAACGCGCGCCGCTGTACGCCGAAGTCGCCGACCTGCGCTTCGACACCGGCGCGCTGAGCTCGGCCGAGGCCGCGACCCGGCTCGCCGAGCAACTCGATCCGCTCTGGCGACGCCCGCAGGCCTCGTCGGCGCCTCACCCTTATTCCGGAGTCAATGCATGA